A stretch of Gossypium hirsutum isolate 1008001.06 chromosome A06, Gossypium_hirsutum_v2.1, whole genome shotgun sequence DNA encodes these proteins:
- the LOC121230763 gene encoding SHUGOSHIN 2 isoform X9 — protein sequence MENRCSMGNVSRKGLTDISNLQQQPKLLNQGAKLLLQPASLGTKDYIDKLQQENMMLMKVLADRNKVIELSGIELQKLRINLEKFQQQNMVLAQANSQMLAELNSSKYRLKAHKHELGCKNALLKAIKLELGTNKCGKAGESHDEKDGENKTCNTNGCGETGESLKGEDKENKPCNMTRKRQSYDLGPCNIKPVQGKEGVKNKSRVYAKRQSARRKTQAETTEDVIEVDDTKSFDSTCDDKVHGSGPSDIKPVQAKEGIDNKRVCLRRQSARFKSQEPETTEYMFEVDDTKSFDSTCDDKVHGSGPSDIKPVQTKEGIDNKGFLVCLKRLSARFKAQEPESTEYMCEVDDTKSFAPICDDKVCKSGPSDIKSTQGNKRDDGKRRQSAKIRAQEPETSIDVFDVDDVRCLVSSISDDKVHESGQLSSNSSVKSEQEEGNTSMSTRNEAQELRRVSVGRPLRRAVEKVQSYKEMKVNVKMRREV from the exons ATGGAAAATAGATGCTCAATGGGTAATGTGTCAAGGAAAGGGCTTACTGACATATCCAACTTACAGCAGCAACCTAAATTGTTAAACCAAGGTGCAAAGCTGCTGTTGCAACCTGCTTCACTCGGGACTAAAGATTACATCGACAAACTTCAACAG GAAAATATGATGCTGATGAAAGTTCTTGCAGATCGAAA TAAAGTCATTGAATTGAGTGGAATTGAATTACAAAAGCTGAGAATCAATTTGGAGAAGTTTCAGCAACAGAACATGGTACTTGCCCAAGCAAACAGCCAGATGTTAGCG GAACTTAATTCAAGCAAATATAGG TTGAAAGCCCATAAACATGAGCTGGGATGTAAAAATGCTCTGCTTAAAGCTATTAAATTggag TTAGGAACAAACAAGTGTGGCAAGGCAGGTGAATCACATGATGAAAAAGATGGAGAAAATAAAACTTGTAATACGAACGGATGTGGCGAGACAGGTGAATCCCTTAAAGGAGAAGATAAAGAGAATAAACCGTGTAATATGACCAGAAAGAGACAATCGTACGATCTTG GTCCTTGTAATATTAAACCAGTCCAAGGCAAAGAGGGGGTCAAGAACAAAAG CAGGGTGTATGCGAAAAGGCAATCTGCTAGGCGTAAAACCCAAGCAGAAACAACTGAAGATGTAATTGAGGTAGATGATACAAAATCTTTTGATTCTACCTGTGATGATAAGGTCCATGGGAGTGGCCCTTCTGATATCAAACCAGTCCAAGCCAAGGAAGGGATTGACAACAAAAG GGTTTGTTTAAGAAGGCAATCTGCTAGGTTTAAATCCCAAGAACCTGAAACTACTGAATATATGTTTGAGGTAGATGATACAAAATCTTTTGATTCTACCTGTGATGATAAGGTCCATGGGAGTGGCCCTTCTGATATCAAACCAGTCCAAACCAAGGAGGGGATTGACAACAAAGGGTTTTT GGTTTGTTTAAAAAGGCTATCTGCTAGGTTTAAAGCCCAAGAACCTGAATCTACTGAATATATGTGCGAGGTAGATGATACAAAATCTTTTGCTCCTATCTGTGATGATAAGGTGTGTAAAAGTGGCCCTTCTGATATTAAATCCACCCAAGGCAACAAAAGGGATGACGGCAAAAG AAGGCAATCTGCTAAGATTAGAGCACAAGAACCAGAAACGAGCATAGATGTGTTTGACGTAGATGATGTCAGGTGTCTTGTTTCATCTATCAGTGATGATAAGGTGCATGAAAGTGGCCAACTATCTTCCAATTCATCAGTGAAAAGCGAACAGGAAGAAGGAAATACGAGTATGTCCACCAGAAATGAAGCTCAAGAACTTAGAAGGGTATCTGTGGGAAGGCCTTTACGCCGAGCAGTGGAGAAGGTCCAATCCTACAAGGAAATGAAGGTTAATGTGAAGATGCGCAGAGAAGTGTGA
- the LOC121230763 gene encoding SHUGOSHIN 2 isoform X2 — protein sequence MENLTTLDTGTADVAGDKLRGEIMENRCSMGNVSRKGLTDISNLQQQPKLLNQGAKLLLQPASLGTKDYIDKLQQENMMLMKVLADRNKVIELSGIELQKLRINLEKFQQQNMVLAQANSQMLAELNSSKYRLKAHKHELGCKNALLKAIKLELGTNKCGKAGESHDEKDGENKTCNTNGCGETGESLKGEDKENKPCNMTRKRQSYDLGPCNIKPVQGKEGVKNKRVYAKRQSARRKTQAETTEDVIEVDDTKSFDSTCDDKVHGSGPSDIKPVQAKEGIDNKRVCLRRQSARFKSQEPETTEYMFEVDDTKSFDSTCDDKVHGSGPSDIKPVQTKEGIDNKGFLVCLKRLSARFKAQEPESTEYMCEVDDTKSFAPICDDKVCKSGPSDIKSTQGNKRDDGKRRQSAKIRAQEPETSIDVFDVDDVRCLVSSISDDKVHESGQLSSNSSVKSEQEEGNTSMSTRNEAQELRRVSVGRPLRRAVEKVQSYKEMKVNVKMRREV from the exons ATGGAAAATTTAACAACACTCGACACTGGAACCGCCGACGTTGCAG GTGATAAATTGAGAGGGGAGATTATGGAAAATAGATGCTCAATGGGTAATGTGTCAAGGAAAGGGCTTACTGACATATCCAACTTACAGCAGCAACCTAAATTGTTAAACCAAGGTGCAAAGCTGCTGTTGCAACCTGCTTCACTCGGGACTAAAGATTACATCGACAAACTTCAACAG GAAAATATGATGCTGATGAAAGTTCTTGCAGATCGAAA TAAAGTCATTGAATTGAGTGGAATTGAATTACAAAAGCTGAGAATCAATTTGGAGAAGTTTCAGCAACAGAACATGGTACTTGCCCAAGCAAACAGCCAGATGTTAGCG GAACTTAATTCAAGCAAATATAGG TTGAAAGCCCATAAACATGAGCTGGGATGTAAAAATGCTCTGCTTAAAGCTATTAAATTggag TTAGGAACAAACAAGTGTGGCAAGGCAGGTGAATCACATGATGAAAAAGATGGAGAAAATAAAACTTGTAATACGAACGGATGTGGCGAGACAGGTGAATCCCTTAAAGGAGAAGATAAAGAGAATAAACCGTGTAATATGACCAGAAAGAGACAATCGTACGATCTTG GTCCTTGTAATATTAAACCAGTCCAAGGCAAAGAGGGGGTCAAGAACAAAAG GGTGTATGCGAAAAGGCAATCTGCTAGGCGTAAAACCCAAGCAGAAACAACTGAAGATGTAATTGAGGTAGATGATACAAAATCTTTTGATTCTACCTGTGATGATAAGGTCCATGGGAGTGGCCCTTCTGATATCAAACCAGTCCAAGCCAAGGAAGGGATTGACAACAAAAG GGTTTGTTTAAGAAGGCAATCTGCTAGGTTTAAATCCCAAGAACCTGAAACTACTGAATATATGTTTGAGGTAGATGATACAAAATCTTTTGATTCTACCTGTGATGATAAGGTCCATGGGAGTGGCCCTTCTGATATCAAACCAGTCCAAACCAAGGAGGGGATTGACAACAAAGGGTTTTT GGTTTGTTTAAAAAGGCTATCTGCTAGGTTTAAAGCCCAAGAACCTGAATCTACTGAATATATGTGCGAGGTAGATGATACAAAATCTTTTGCTCCTATCTGTGATGATAAGGTGTGTAAAAGTGGCCCTTCTGATATTAAATCCACCCAAGGCAACAAAAGGGATGACGGCAAAAG AAGGCAATCTGCTAAGATTAGAGCACAAGAACCAGAAACGAGCATAGATGTGTTTGACGTAGATGATGTCAGGTGTCTTGTTTCATCTATCAGTGATGATAAGGTGCATGAAAGTGGCCAACTATCTTCCAATTCATCAGTGAAAAGCGAACAGGAAGAAGGAAATACGAGTATGTCCACCAGAAATGAAGCTCAAGAACTTAGAAGGGTATCTGTGGGAAGGCCTTTACGCCGAGCAGTGGAGAAGGTCCAATCCTACAAGGAAATGAAGGTTAATGTGAAGATGCGCAGAGAAGTGTGA